A genomic region of Candidatus Effluviviaceae Genus I sp. contains the following coding sequences:
- a CDS encoding PilT/PilU family type 4a pilus ATPase produces MSPEILELLKETVERRASDLHLTPGVPPQVRIDGTLLATDRPVLSPEKSRELSFAMLDEKRIARLEAERGLDTSFSVEGLGRFRLNVFYQRGTVASAVRHLPWEIPTMEELGVPPIMKEFCERLSGLVLVSGPTGSGKSTTLASMISHINAMQCVHIVSVEDPIEYLHRHKCSIINQREIGRDTVSFADAVRQVLRQDPDVICIGEIRDLETVRTALTLAETGHLVLTTVHTSEAPQAISRILDIFPPHEQQGVRTQISLCLEGVLVQQLLPDACGTGRVLATELMVATPAVRNLIRENNLQQLRSAIETGSKEGMHSLNSTLVRLVRKKRITPEVAVGSSNDVKGILRDLGRLDLTPHPAAHSARRAM; encoded by the coding sequence ATGTCGCCGGAGATACTGGAACTGCTCAAGGAGACGGTGGAGCGCAGGGCGTCGGACCTGCACCTCACGCCGGGCGTGCCGCCCCAGGTCAGGATCGACGGCACGCTGCTGGCGACCGACAGGCCCGTCCTGAGCCCCGAGAAGAGCCGCGAGCTCTCGTTCGCGATGCTCGACGAGAAGCGCATCGCGCGGCTGGAGGCGGAGCGAGGGCTCGACACGTCGTTCAGCGTCGAGGGCCTGGGGCGCTTCAGGCTCAACGTGTTCTACCAGAGAGGCACGGTGGCTTCGGCGGTCCGGCATCTCCCGTGGGAGATCCCCACGATGGAGGAGCTGGGCGTGCCGCCGATCATGAAGGAGTTCTGCGAGCGGCTTTCCGGCCTGGTCCTCGTGAGCGGCCCGACGGGCTCGGGCAAGTCGACGACGCTCGCGTCCATGATCAGCCACATCAACGCCATGCAATGCGTGCACATCGTCTCGGTGGAGGACCCGATCGAGTACCTGCACCGCCACAAGTGCTCCATCATCAACCAGCGCGAGATCGGGCGTGACACCGTCTCGTTCGCGGACGCGGTGCGGCAGGTTCTCCGGCAGGACCCCGACGTGATCTGCATCGGCGAGATCCGCGACCTCGAGACCGTCCGGACCGCGCTCACGCTCGCGGAGACGGGCCATCTGGTTCTCACGACGGTCCACACGAGCGAAGCGCCGCAGGCCATCAGCCGCATCCTCGACATCTTCCCGCCGCACGAGCAGCAGGGCGTGCGGACGCAGATCTCGCTCTGCCTCGAGGGCGTCCTGGTGCAGCAGCTGCTGCCCGATGCGTGCGGCACGGGCCGCGTTCTGGCCACGGAGCTCATGGTGGCGACGCCGGCCGTCCGGAACCTCATCCGGGAGAACAACCTCCAGCAGCTCCGTTCGGCGATCGAGACGGGTTCGAAGGAAGGCATGCATAGCCTGAACTCGACGCTCGTGCGACTGGTGAGGAAGAAGAGGATCACCCCCGAGGTGGCGGTAGGCTCCTCGAACGACGTGAAGGGGATCCTCAGAGACCTCGGAAGGCTCGACCTGACGCCTCATCCGGCCGCGCACTCCGCGCGGCGGGCCATGTAG
- a CDS encoding type II/IV secretion system protein: MGGIVTDPGARLEIARLEIDPHIVRLIPREMARRFHLVAVAQENDALLVAMEDPLDVIATDTVAANTGYEIRPAAADPEQILAAIEKYYGEVLDIEKSIQNIVDVEVQASTQTDGDTEQLSIEPNDAPVIRLVNLILLQAIEEGASDIHIEPREKDIAVRLRVDGVLREILPPPKRMQWAITSRIKILSGLNIAERRLPQDGSCRVKVMHRVVDIRVSIIPTIYGEKVVMRLLDKCNLKTNLEDLGFDDASLALIQECIHRPHGMVLLTGPTGSGKTTTLYSALSQINSPGKNIMTVEDPVEYELAGVNQVRARPEIGLDFAAALRSFLRQDPDVILVGEVRDFETASIAIKAAQTGHLVFSTLHTNDATSTVDRLLNMGIEPYLICSSLNLVIAQRLVRRICGNCKRPVELDDAAVARFRQFLPDAGDATFYEGEGCRECSHTGYKGRMAVYELFPMTRTIKDLILTGVVGSAIRDRAIADGMKSLIANGMEKVREGLTTIDEVLAVAMDAS; encoded by the coding sequence GTGGGTGGCATCGTGACCGATCCCGGGGCCCGGCTTGAGATCGCCAGGCTCGAGATCGACCCTCACATCGTCCGACTGATCCCGCGCGAGATGGCGCGGCGGTTCCACCTGGTCGCGGTGGCGCAGGAGAACGACGCGCTGCTCGTGGCGATGGAGGACCCGCTCGACGTCATCGCGACGGACACCGTCGCCGCCAACACCGGCTACGAAATCCGCCCGGCGGCCGCCGATCCCGAGCAGATCCTCGCCGCGATCGAGAAGTACTACGGCGAGGTCCTCGACATCGAGAAGAGCATCCAGAACATCGTCGACGTTGAGGTCCAGGCCTCTACGCAGACCGACGGGGACACGGAGCAGCTCTCGATCGAGCCGAACGACGCCCCCGTCATCAGGCTCGTGAACCTGATCCTGCTCCAGGCGATCGAGGAGGGGGCGAGCGACATCCACATCGAGCCGCGGGAGAAGGACATCGCGGTGCGGCTCCGCGTGGACGGCGTGCTGCGCGAGATCCTCCCGCCGCCGAAGCGGATGCAGTGGGCGATCACCTCGAGGATCAAGATCCTCTCGGGCCTGAACATCGCCGAGCGCAGGCTCCCGCAGGACGGGAGCTGCCGCGTCAAGGTGATGCACCGCGTCGTGGACATCCGCGTGTCGATCATCCCGACGATCTACGGCGAGAAGGTCGTCATGAGGCTCCTGGACAAGTGCAACCTCAAGACGAACCTCGAGGACCTCGGGTTCGACGACGCGTCGCTCGCGCTGATCCAGGAGTGCATCCACCGCCCGCACGGCATGGTGTTGCTCACGGGCCCGACCGGAAGCGGCAAGACGACCACCCTGTACTCGGCGCTGTCCCAGATCAACTCGCCCGGCAAGAACATCATGACGGTGGAGGACCCGGTCGAGTACGAGCTCGCCGGCGTGAACCAGGTGAGGGCGAGACCGGAGATCGGCCTCGACTTCGCGGCGGCGCTGCGGTCGTTCCTGCGTCAGGACCCCGACGTGATCCTGGTGGGCGAGGTCCGCGACTTCGAGACGGCGTCTATCGCCATCAAGGCCGCGCAGACCGGCCACCTGGTCTTCAGCACGCTGCACACCAACGACGCCACGTCGACGGTGGACCGGCTCCTGAACATGGGCATCGAGCCCTATCTCATCTGCTCGTCGCTCAATCTGGTCATCGCGCAGCGTCTCGTGCGGAGGATCTGCGGCAACTGCAAGCGGCCCGTCGAGCTCGACGACGCGGCGGTCGCGAGGTTCCGCCAGTTCCTGCCTGACGCGGGAGACGCGACGTTCTACGAGGGTGAGGGATGCCGCGAGTGCTCGCACACGGGGTACAAGGGGCGGATGGCGGTCTACGAGCTCTTCCCCATGACCCGGACGATCAAGGACCTCATCCTCACGGGAGTCGTTGGATCGGCGATACGCGATCGGGCGATCGCCGACGGCATGAAGTCGCTCATCGCGAACGGCATGGAGAAGGTGCGGGAGGGCCTCACCACGATCGATGAGGTCCTGGCCGTGGCCATGGACGCGTCCTAA
- a CDS encoding response regulator — MEPKGRVLIIDDEQCIRDVVSRKLSADGYACDLASDAETALARITQVSYDCLLSDVNLPGMNGVELLRRVRLTDQEVAVIMITGSPDVDCAVEAMRLGAYDHLAKPLNLAKLSLTVDRAVEKRRLVRENREYQLNLESMVEDRTSQLNEANDGLRRLFISSIKALAHALEAKDEYTQGHSERVAEEAVSIAQYLKLPQTDVENIWIAGFLHDIGKIGIKESVLNKQGKLDAGEWEIVQQHPVLAERILGPIDELRDVIQVVRHHHERFDGTGYPDGLRGAAIPLGARILAVADTYDALTSRRPYREALSDVETLDIVEAGAGTQFDPVIVRAFCSSHGCARSAARGAEGGVSTLFLQDAKPSVSMAARPVPARSSD; from the coding sequence TTGGAGCCGAAGGGACGTGTTCTCATCATCGATGACGAGCAGTGCATCCGGGACGTCGTGTCCCGGAAGCTCTCGGCCGACGGCTACGCATGCGACCTCGCGTCCGACGCGGAGACGGCGCTGGCCCGCATCACGCAGGTGAGCTACGACTGCCTGCTCTCCGACGTCAACCTCCCCGGGATGAACGGCGTTGAGCTCCTTCGCCGCGTGCGGCTCACGGACCAGGAGGTCGCCGTGATCATGATCACGGGATCTCCCGACGTGGACTGCGCCGTGGAGGCGATGCGCCTCGGGGCCTACGACCATCTCGCCAAGCCCCTCAATCTCGCGAAGCTCTCGCTCACGGTGGACCGCGCTGTTGAGAAGCGCCGGCTCGTCCGCGAGAACCGGGAGTACCAGCTGAATTTGGAGTCGATGGTCGAGGACCGCACGAGCCAGCTGAACGAAGCGAACGATGGCCTCAGACGCCTCTTCATCAGCAGCATCAAGGCGCTGGCGCACGCGCTGGAGGCGAAGGACGAGTACACGCAGGGCCACTCGGAGCGCGTCGCGGAGGAAGCGGTGAGCATCGCGCAGTACCTCAAGCTCCCGCAGACGGACGTCGAGAACATCTGGATCGCGGGGTTCCTTCACGACATCGGCAAGATCGGGATCAAGGAGAGCGTGCTCAACAAGCAGGGCAAGCTCGACGCCGGGGAGTGGGAGATCGTGCAGCAGCATCCCGTCCTGGCCGAGCGGATCCTCGGTCCGATCGACGAGCTTCGCGACGTGATCCAGGTCGTGCGCCACCACCACGAGCGGTTCGACGGCACGGGCTACCCGGACGGTCTCCGCGGGGCCGCGATCCCGCTCGGGGCGCGCATCCTCGCCGTGGCCGACACGTACGACGCGCTGACGTCGCGGCGGCCATACCGCGAGGCGCTCTCCGACGTGGAGACCCTGGACATCGTCGAGGCGGGGGCCGGCACGCAGTTCGACCCGGTGATCGTCCGCGCCTTCTGCAGCTCCCACGGGTGCGCCCGGAGCGCGGCACGCGGGGCCGAGGGCGGGGTCTCTACGCTTTTCTTGCAGGATGCGAAGCCTTCCGTTTCGATGGCCGCACGGCCGGTTCCTGCCAGATCGTCCGATTGA